The proteins below are encoded in one region of Pseudomonadota bacterium:
- a CDS encoding cytosine deaminase: MQRPFSIPTGPITLDNLAIPGPLVGSSEALVTRSVTIADGRFRREPAPDRIDAGGRIGLPALIDMHTHLDKGHIWPRQPNPDGSFDGALAAVGADREAHWSADDVRARMQFALECAYAYGTKAIRTHIDSIGKQTDISFGVFQELREVWRGKIDLQAVCLVGSEHIEPDGDGTFAHVANVTQEAGGVLGYVPTPLPDIDARIANFFRIAAARGMNADLHVDETGDPSVNTLKTIAQTVIDSGFEGTVVCGHCCSLAVMDDDEADRTMDLVAQAGINIVSLPMCNLYLQDRGDGTRTPRWRGVTLVHELKARGVNVAFASDNTRDPFYAFGDLDMVEVMREATRIAHLDHTTNDWVRSFTTTPAQVCGFDYAPFEAGTPADFVVVSARSWNEFFSRPQAHRAVIRDGVALDLSPPSYAALDTLMEH; the protein is encoded by the coding sequence GTGCAACGGCCTTTTTCAATACCCACCGGCCCCATCACACTCGACAACCTTGCCATACCCGGTCCTCTTGTCGGTTCCTCTGAAGCCCTAGTCACGCGGTCGGTCACGATCGCTGATGGGCGCTTTCGTCGTGAACCGGCGCCCGACCGCATTGATGCAGGCGGGAGGATCGGCCTGCCAGCCCTCATCGATATGCATACGCACCTCGACAAGGGGCACATCTGGCCACGGCAACCAAACCCCGATGGGTCCTTCGATGGCGCCCTTGCGGCTGTCGGTGCCGATCGTGAGGCACATTGGTCTGCGGATGATGTGCGGGCACGCATGCAGTTTGCGCTCGAGTGCGCCTACGCTTACGGGACGAAGGCGATCCGTACCCATATCGATAGTATCGGCAAGCAAACCGATATTTCGTTCGGCGTGTTCCAAGAACTGCGGGAGGTCTGGCGCGGGAAGATCGATTTACAGGCTGTGTGCCTGGTCGGAAGCGAACACATTGAGCCCGATGGCGATGGGACCTTTGCGCACGTCGCAAACGTTACACAGGAGGCCGGCGGTGTGCTCGGTTATGTACCGACGCCGCTGCCAGACATTGACGCGCGGATTGCAAATTTTTTCCGAATTGCCGCAGCACGCGGGATGAACGCTGACCTGCACGTCGACGAGACCGGCGATCCGTCGGTCAACACTCTGAAAACCATCGCACAGACAGTGATCGACAGTGGTTTCGAAGGAACGGTCGTTTGCGGCCACTGTTGTTCGCTTGCGGTCATGGATGATGACGAAGCCGACCGGACGATGGATCTCGTTGCACAGGCAGGCATCAACATCGTTTCGCTGCCGATGTGCAATCTCTACCTGCAGGATCGCGGAGACGGAACGCGCACCCCCCGCTGGCGCGGCGTAACGCTTGTCCACGAACTCAAAGCGCGCGGTGTGAACGTCGCGTTTGCTTCCGACAACACGCGTGATCCTTTCTACGCTTTCGGCGATCTCGACATGGTCGAAGTGATGCGGGAGGCGACGCGGATTGCCCATCTCGATCATACCACGAACGATTGGGTCCGCAGCTTCACGACGACCCCCGCACAGGTTTGCGGCTTCGATTACGCGCCATTCGAAGCAGGAACACCGGCCGATTTCGTAGTCGTTTCAGCGCGTAGCTGGAACGAGTTCTTTTCCCGTCCACAAGCACACAGAGCCGTCATTCGAGACGGTGTTGCGCTGGACCTTTCGCCGCCAAGCTATGCGGCGCTTGACACCTTGATGGAGCATTAG
- a CDS encoding FAD-binding oxidoreductase — protein MNPNSAAVREALAHMDIDDNPATLKQKSRDFFWYSPVLKARMDHLVADFVVSPRSEEEVIEVLRACFKHDVPVTTRGAGTGNYGQAMPMRGGIIMHMKNMTKVKEIHPGRVIVEPGKVVKDLDAETRAHSGQEQRMTPSTYGTATIGGFIAGGSGGIGSCRWGALRDTGNILRIRVVTMEAEPRILEFTGDDLARVSHAYGTNGIITEVEMPLAPAYEWVEFAVGFTDFMEGTRFAYDLAHQDGILCKLITPIEAPIPASYFKRFQKYVTPEQSMVIVLVAPHSLDGFEAFMKAKGAPDVIYRSDASTFERTPGHLAEYTWNHTTLRALQVKPSVTYLQVRYGGDDPVAQVARIREIFGAEVLQHLEVMRENGRVIFAGLPIVDFTTEERLDEIVRIHEDEQCLIFNPHRYTLEEGGRQKTDDRQLKFKKEADPKGLLNPGKMISWDDPDFAYDRMYEYADMKKPDDKAA, from the coding sequence ATGAACCCCAACAGTGCAGCCGTGCGCGAAGCGCTCGCCCACATGGACATCGACGACAATCCAGCCACGCTGAAACAGAAAAGCCGCGATTTCTTCTGGTACTCGCCGGTTCTCAAGGCGCGCATGGACCACTTGGTGGCGGATTTCGTGGTGTCGCCACGATCCGAGGAAGAAGTGATCGAGGTTTTACGCGCCTGTTTCAAGCACGACGTACCAGTGACCACGCGCGGTGCCGGAACAGGCAATTACGGTCAAGCCATGCCGATGCGCGGCGGCATCATCATGCACATGAAAAACATGACCAAGGTGAAGGAGATTCACCCCGGCCGCGTGATTGTCGAACCAGGAAAGGTGGTCAAAGACCTTGATGCCGAAACGCGAGCACACTCAGGCCAGGAGCAGCGTATGACGCCATCCACCTACGGGACGGCAACGATCGGTGGCTTTATCGCTGGCGGGTCAGGCGGCATTGGTTCGTGCCGCTGGGGCGCGTTGCGCGACACTGGCAACATTCTGCGCATCCGTGTCGTAACGATGGAAGCGGAACCGCGCATCTTGGAGTTTACTGGCGACGACCTCGCCCGGGTGTCCCACGCCTACGGAACCAATGGCATCATCACCGAAGTCGAGATGCCACTCGCCCCAGCTTACGAGTGGGTAGAATTTGCGGTCGGATTCACCGATTTCATGGAGGGCACCCGTTTTGCGTACGATCTGGCACATCAGGACGGCATCCTGTGCAAGCTCATTACGCCCATCGAAGCGCCGATTCCCGCATCTTACTTCAAGCGGTTCCAGAAATACGTAACCCCCGAACAGTCGATGGTGATCGTGCTTGTCGCGCCCCATTCGCTCGACGGGTTTGAAGCGTTTATGAAAGCAAAAGGTGCTCCCGACGTGATCTACCGCTCGGATGCCTCGACCTTTGAACGGACACCCGGCCATCTCGCTGAATACACGTGGAACCACACCACGTTGCGAGCGCTCCAAGTGAAGCCGTCCGTGACCTATCTTCAGGTCCGCTATGGCGGCGACGATCCCGTGGCGCAGGTGGCCCGCATCCGGGAAATCTTCGGCGCCGAAGTTCTCCAGCATCTCGAGGTGATGCGTGAAAACGGGCGCGTCATCTTCGCGGGCCTGCCCATTGTTGATTTCACCACCGAGGAGCGGCTTGATGAAATCGTGCGCATTCACGAAGACGAACAATGTCTGATTTTCAACCCGCACCGCTACACGCTTGAAGAGGGTGGGCGCCAGAAGACCGACGATCGACAGCTCAAGTTCAAGAAAGAGGCTGATCCGAAGGGCCTTTTGAACCCGGGCAAGATGATTTCCTGGGATGACCCCGACTTCGCTTACGACCGCATGTACGAGTACGCGGATATGAAGAAGCCTGACGATAA